Part of the Benincasa hispida cultivar B227 chromosome 11, ASM972705v1, whole genome shotgun sequence genome, TGAGACTCCCTCAATAATTAAGGTGGATGTGATCTACTAGATAAACCAATGTCCATAACTATTGTTGATGTActtggctcttcaacaactcttgttgaaggttcagtagtttcactggaaagttcattcaatacTATCTTACTGTGCAGTTTGTGCTCCTTGATATGGACTTCTTCTAAAAATATagcatttgttgacacaaacaccttattatatttaggatcgtagaagtaaccacctctcgttcctttagggtagcctacaaataagcacAATTTTAAacaaggttccaatttcttaggattagccttaaacacatatgttgggcaaccccagatcctGAATGACATAAATTACCTTTATGACTATTCCACAATTCTAAAGGTGTTCCagaaacactcttggatggaacaaatttcaaaatataggttGCAGTCTATACTATATAACCCCATAATGAATCAGGTAAATgaacgtaactcatcatagaggGTCtaatgtccaacaaggtttgatttctcctttctaatacaccattgaGGTGTACCTGGTGCCAAGAGTTGTGATACCCATTTTCTaacaaatagtcctggaatttcaaattcatatactctccatctcgatcagatcgaagtgttttaattgttttacttaatgcattttcCACTTCAGGCTTATACTCCTTGAAATTTTCAAGgactttagacttatgttgtattaagtaaacatacccatatcttgaatgaTTATTAGTAAAggtgataaaatattcaaatcctCCTTTTGCCTTAACATTTATAAGACCACAGAAATCcaaatgtacaagttctaagggttctttggctctgtgaccttttctagtaaaaggtctcttagtcatattgccttcaaggcatgactcaaatactggtaaagaattttcttctaacttatttagaagtccattcttaaccaatttttcaatcctattgagatttatgtggcccagtcttaggtgccaaagtttgGCACTTTCTCTAGGAGAAATTTTAtgtcttttatttttagttacAACAATTCCAAACAGTTCAGTATTAAGGAGGGCCTTAGATGCTAACGACCTTAACACATAAAGGTTATCTTCGAGATTTACATAACGAATTTGAACGTCATTCATGtaaataaatgttttatttactctaaaagataagGAATAGTTTTGTCctaacaagcactttacagaaatcaagttccttttcaaatcaGAAACAACATAtgcattttctaataaaaggtAAGGTTTCTGTAAACAAAGAGAAAGACCTCCCACTACCTTAGCCGAGACGACGTGTCCAATTCCAACatgcattgtcatctcaccagtctCCAGCTATtgccaagaactaattctctaaaattaagaacaaacatggttagcggCATCTGAAGGAtccattgaaggtccttgagcagaagcaTTAGATCGAACCAAACACCCAAAATTTatagaatataaattttacagcaaaagtcagattatgcatttaaaagaaaattacaacatgcattAAAACAAAGATTACAGAAAAAAAGGGTTTAAAAAACCTTACCCttaaagaacacttcttcaagaAATTTCTTCTCTAAATCTTGTCATGAACAGTATCAAACCTCTAGCCTTCTACGAGGACACCACCACGAAAgattcctctgtattctctgatgagaatctaggaattttgtgggctttgactattttgaaaGAGAAGGATTTTGAGAATGTTGAGAGGAAGAGATGAAATTCTAATTTTTCTCACACAACCCTTCTGTGTCTCTCTCACTTTTGTCACATGTGAAAAATCACACacagggaagaagaagaactaaCTTCCTTCTTCCACTACCATgtattttaaagaaaagaggGGAATAGAGTTACAAGGAGCTTCcaaaaagatttaaaataaaataaaataaattaattgtattcatAAATcactatatatttatatgataactaccttatcatataatatatatattaagttatatgttatatcaaatataacgtataacctatagattctatattgtatcaaatataatataccCTATAGTTTCtatctatgaagcacagatacttcacgTGAGgaaaagaatcagtatcagacacgtatcggataccgatacttctagatacttcctagatacgtatctaacacgcgatttgacgtatctatattttcaaatactttccagatacgtatctgacatgcgatttgacgtatctatttctatgcattttttttttaaagaaaaaagacaagtaactcatctaatctttcccaatctaaaattaggcaacctattcaaaaagctcactactcaagtccaaaactaaaagaaaaaataaataaataacggaccaaaccctagactagaatcatataatctccatcttcacatttgagttcccacaaagtccaccaaaatataaaccatttggatatcttcaacaattcaatgaagaagttcttcgtttatttTCACACTtttccctctaatcttcttcttcttctttgtaatatgagtcacttttctattgcattttattaataGTACTTCAACATCTTGTATGTTGccttttttatattgtatttcagtgtttgtattctattttgtgctattgttattaacttgtatgctaaatttatctatatcctatattttcttaaagaaaaaaaatgtatcttcaacgtatcagtatcctcattttttagaaatatatatattaataaatatataaaaaaatgacgtatccttagacgtattcgtatcttagttttttagaaattgacgaatcctcgtatccgatcgtatccgtatcgtgtacccgtatctgtatctgtgcttcataggtttctattctctcaacaatgacatttaatataaatctcatttatattaaatttaattatatgaatcaaattcatataattaatatttgaatcatactcaaatatttattttctctcataaactttatattataatgtatcaaatacattatagcatatcatatatataattgtattaaattataattaattttctcaatcaaTTCtctcaattcaaattaatataaaaattgattctcattaattctcgttgaactacagaggggacctcatggacctgcaGCTTAAAGCTcgaatggtacatgaataattaattaaactcctctaattaaattattcaccattcattaactatcggactccactaaagaccaacagttgtaatcttcgcactatagatatatttttgtgtccattggatataaccaatcaacagtatgatggcccttcacaaattactcgtaagtacaactggaccaaaattatcatttttcctcgtagttacatttaacttcttaagtaccactaattcctctcatgaacaataaatcatagtccaactatgactaaacctctctcgggccacGAGAggatgtggcgtcacattgttcaagtcccgaaatcagcccttaagggagcaatttatctacttgccccaacATTggaggagtgaatttcttcttgtgtagttgtgttcccagttccccaatcagatgaatctccaaaatagtaggcttgttgagtcggtgatctggcctctctcacccatacaaataaaaggactgCCTtaataggcaggagttcacaattcactcaagattcaggtcgagtcacctatggttaGCCCAatcaaatataagtctctattatgaacggtgttatataatgagactaaacatttcgtggtccagtcttatacaatttttttttttgtagaatatCCTTGATAACAtatccatatgaatgatcaggatcagatcatttgtagcactttacacaattgtaacatctacaaggtggatcgtactcgtagtgtcaccaggataaggtatccaaccttatccatctactacagaccatttaggttatcacttaaaactgatccacttgtatgtctctacatatatgtttaagctacaaagataacatatgctagtttattggtttgtggttaatgcaactaatattgaaataaaacatcacatattttattacataaataaaatgtttgtacattacaattacaaactattggactctacgagatttagggcatcaaccccaatagcaCCTAAGTCAATTATCCATGCTGAATCaacattctccactaaacagatTTTCAACAcgagtaaatcacatttatcttttttggtcttcttttctgccaaatatttgggacagttcctcttctaatgtccctcttggttgcaatgaaaacatattCTCCTTGCAGCTAGGCTTTATTGCCCTTTTGGGTAGCAACAGGATTAGCATTCCTTTgacctcccttcttcttcttccaatttttgGTGCCGAAAGAAGAAGGTGTAGAATTAGTTTCAGAGGTCAAACCTCTGTAGAACTTTTTGAaggacgagacaacatttgcttcacccttttGTTCCTTGACTTTCCTCAAGGACTAaaaagtctgcaactcatttAGCAGGGCAtttaggttgtagtcaatcttgttcataatAGCATTGTTATGGAACTGTAGAAAACTTTCGGGTAAAGTTTCTAGGATGAAGCTAACATGACTAGTCTCATCAATGACAGattcattcatctctgccacgttaaagtggaccatcatgttcagaacatgttcacgaatagaggccCCCCTCTTGCATACGGCCACTAAAGATGTATTTAAGAACGTCGTGCCTGAGCTGAGTGGATGGTTATCCAAGCATTCCTattagggactccatgatctcacgggtcATGaacatgggctcatgcttcttggccaaaacttcaGGTAACCTGGCTAGGATATATGCTCGAACCTTTTCATTCGCCTTGACCCATTGCTtatatgcctcccgaacattcgAGTAGCATGTAggtgggacttgaggacactcttCAATGAGGATGAATCGCAATTCATCGATTATAAGGACAATGTTGATAATATTTTTCCATGTAGCGTAGTTATCGCTGTTAAGTTTTTTGGTGGCAAACAAATTTAATGTAGTAGttgtcattttcaaattgttgaaaacatataatttattcaTATTACTTTACATGAATTACCCGATTAAACAACCGattaatttagcaaaataaaataatacactCTATGtgatatctattttgcaatgatgtttcagtgggGCAGGATAAAAGTCACCGTGGGGTGACCAGTTATCCTTTCACTGAATCaagacaatctcaactaataattacaccaaaataactcttattcctataattattagtcaccattgtttgattaaaaaaatgttaacttACTTatcattttcttgtaagtgtaacccctcattatagattctagagttccgccccaatgacCAAATCGTAtgaaaaaatcgattgggacaAAAAGTAAAGTAATTAAAGGTACGTTTGCTTGAAAAAACTAAAAGCTAATCCTGAAAACATCCAAAACGTGCAAACCCACATTCAACATCATAATGCAAAATAGAAACACCCACCATAACTCTGAATTTAAttctgaaaatttaaaaatagggACTAAAAAACATGCattctaataccaattgaaagacgTGTGAACACCTGATGCAAAAGCGGATCGTAAcctaatttttagttttatagaAACTCACAAATTGATAGAGGACAAAAACATGGAATCCATTCGACCTAAGCATGCTATATAGAAATTTAAGAGGAAATAAGGGATTTAGAACCACTTACCATTGAAAACCATCTCTTTGCCAAATCCTCTCTAGTCACGAACAAGTCGAACACGAACACACTAatgccaaatatatatatatatatacacacacacacggAAAGCAAAAATCCAATTTAGACACCACCATTAcgaaaccttggtattctcggagggTGAAAATCGttgagagttgtgggctttgatttaattttggcaGGAAGGGAATTTTTTGTTGAGAGGAAAAGTTTGCAGAGAAGATTTATGGAAGAGTTTTTTTCTGTATATTCTATGTTCCAATGAAGGAAGAAGAATAATATCCCAAAAGAAATTTCCCTACCTCCCACGTTTAATGAAAGAATTAAGGGGATGGAGttacctatagtatttatatgaatcacattcatataattaatatttgaatcatattcaaatatttattttctctcaaataaaaactttttatatcataatgtatcatatacattatattaattttatcacatataattatttttatattaattatatcatatataattaattccctatattaatttgaactattcaaattaatccaaaattaatttgatttttattaatcccaattgagctaccaacagctgcactcttcacactacacatatatttctatgtacattggatataactaatcatcgatgcattgacccttcacaaattgctcgtaagtacagttggaccaaaattatcgttttgcccctgtagttacatctaactttttaagtactattgatctctctaatgaacaataagttatagtccaactataatcgAACCCTCTGGAGCCAGGAGAGGGGAGCACCACATTGTTCGAACCCCgaaatcagtctttaagggagcaCTTACTCTAATTATAGAGGAGTGAACCttctgttggggatgatgccctaaactctcgtgtcctgtagtttgtaaacacaattttgaacaaacgtttgtgatgtataatatatggtattttcttcacttgtttttgaacattggatgtttcatttgctttaccacaaaccaataaactaaaatccctagttttcattatgtaacttaagcatgtatgtagtgacatacaagtggatcatgtcttaaatgataaccaaaatggtctgtagtatatggatacaggatggaaaccttatcctggtaacgctacggatgcggcccgctttgtagaatagttacaaatattatgacttgctacaaatggtatgatcctgatcattcatgtggggacatgcgagctggggcatcatatacaaagagtttgtataagacctgaccacgaagtgttaacgtctcattatataacgccattcatcacagagacttcacttcactaggatgaccataggtaatatgacctcaatcttgagtgagttgggaactcctgcctttgagggcggttctttgatttgcatgggtgcaagtgacctaatcgccgactcaaacctaccactttggggattcgcctgatttgggagctgggaatttagctacacaagatggaattcactccttccccgaagcagcagtaagtagatagatttctcccttaaaggttgatctcgaggcttgaacgatgtggaaCCACACACCTtatcatggcccgagaggtgtccacacatagtaggtctatgttgtattattcattagagggatcagtggtacttaaggagttagatgtaattataggggcaaaatggtaaattggcccaactgtacttacgagcatctgtgaagggttatcgtactgttgattggttatatccgatggacacagaaattatttttggtaagaagagtttagctgttggtctttagtggaatgtctgacaattaacggatggtaaatctcgtagctaaagagtttagtcagctattcacgtaccgttggagcttcgagccataggtctataaggtccccttggtagctcaatggattcaagttgagaatcagtttttgggtcagtttgaaatgttcaaattgacaagagggagttcgattatatatgatgtgattgaactggttgatcatatatgatatgattgactttatgtatgagatacattatttggaggaaaatggatataaatatgatttatatctagtggaggagaaaaatactatggtttatatgtgatgttaaactatagattaatgaatataatatgattatatttattatttttaatttgaaaattataggataattatgCCCGgagttttctccataaccgtgtgttagtgggaggtttcattcagtttttgtaactgaagaataaaataaaaattgttttcattttgcaaaaggaTCGGTCATTCGCTTAAGCAAAATGTATACTACCTATCGCTTAGCTAactgagagactatacgatagctcaaaGTTACTTCACGATCGTATACACATGCGTCGCTTTCTATACAATCACCTAAGTTTTTCAAACCGATCATCTAGTGCCCGAACATTTATTaaagatcatctatacgatcgctgcctatttcttacacgatcgtatacctttgtctaaacgatcaagcattgtctatgcgatagacccTGCCCTTCTCCAACTTGCTTGGTCATTGTCTACAAGTTTCTTTCatcctttcctctaccaaattccaacagagtccacactttggattctcagaCTGAGAATATCGAAGGTTCTCTAAGttgtggtgtcatccccattctTCCGTTcgtgtggaggccattcgtgagTAGACGACCGGTGGTGTTAGTGAACGATTGCTTGGACATTCCAGCGAAAGCGAGAGGAGCAGTCACTTGAGATTTCGGTGAAGAAAGGTTTTTGAACTGGTATGTATTTCTTGTTCTCTTATTGTTTTTAGTTTGAAAGCATGCTGGTAAATTTGTAATATATTACATATCTATTCTGTTTGAAAGTAAATGTGGAAATTCTATCATAATGTATTTGGAACGTTCCGCTTctactcagaggtactcttatataagagttccttcaccttcttgtgtagttgagtttctagctccccaatcagacaaatccccaaaatggtaggcatattgagtaggCAAaattggtcactctcacccatgcagatcaaaggatcaccttcataggcaggagttcacaattcactcaagattcaggttgagtcacctatggttatcctgatgaaatgtaagtctcttatagtaatggtgttatatagagagactattcatttcgtggttcagtcttatacaaacactttatataGAATTCCCCTGCTCACATGTTTCAACATGAATCATTAGGATCAgaacatttgtagcactttacaacaattataacaagtACAAAGCAGGcagtatttgtagtgtcactagtataaggtacccagtcttatccatgttgggattggtgcctGAATTCTCCCGGAgcctcgtagtttgtaaactgtacacattattataaataaaataagatttattttatttggcatttactcatatccaataaacaaagctccatggttattgcatgtaaacttaagcatgtatatgagataaacaagtggatcatgccttaagtgataacctaaatacgtatgtagtataaggattaaggagggatatctgatcctggtgacactatggatattgCTCGCTTTgtagacatacgagcgggggtgtcctacaaggagtttgtataagattggacgacgagatgactagtctctttatataacaccgttgatacttgagacttacatctcacctaaacgaccatagttgacatgaccttaatcctaagtgttttgggaactcttgcctttgagggcagtcatttgattagtataggtgagagtggccagattgtcaactcaaaaggcctacctttttggggacttgtctgatttgagagttgggaactcagttacaagatgaaattcactccttccccgaagcaggggtaagtagatagattgctcccttaagggctgattctgggtcttgaacatagtggccacaaattctctttagaagagaggactcagtcatagtaggactatgacttatgttcattagagggatcagtggtacttaagaagttagatgtaactacaaaagCATTGTAGTGGCCACGGTTATtagcccaattgtacttacgagcgatctgtgaagggttatcacattgttgattggttaatatggacacaaaatataccTATAataagaagagtgcagctatcgatctttagtggggtgcctgacagttaacggatggtggatcccatgactaaagagtttagtcagttattcacgtaccgttggagcttcaagctacaggtccataaggtccccttggtagctcaatggattcaatttgagaatcagttcttggtgttgattcgaaatcttcaaattgacaagaggtaacgattatatatgatatgatcggtgtgatgtatgagatacatcaagtggaggattaatgtaaatgagatttacattaagtacctcgaaatagaaaaagaactatagtttatatgtttcatgagatgaaatattaaaactataggttataaatataatatggtaagttggttatcatatatatttataataatattaattattagataattatatctttttctctactaaccaattgaatgagaggttattggtggtttcatagtaaccgtgagataataggaaaaatgttttcccaaATTTAGTAGAGATTTTTTAGAGTTTCCATTTTGGATAGACTTACTGtttgctgtcaagtgaataggattcactaaacgatagttgaagagagactaaacgatcatggtgTGACACTACATGATAGTTGACTTAGCTggtcatcttctaaacgattgcaaGGCTTTTGTTATATGATAGCTTTCCATTTCTAAATGATTGGACATTCGTCTATACGACAGactcttgtcatctcccacttgctcaatcatttacacgattgttattccttcggtctcttcctctaaccaagtccacacagagcccacacttctggattctcacatcgagaataccaaggtagccattgtggtggtgtcttactcaactcgactaagGTCGAGGTTTTTAGAGGCCGTTTGTTGAGTTcgcggtgttcgtgtggtggtcgCTGTGATCATGTTGTGTTGCGGTCACTGTGTTccagcgttcgtgtgttgcagtcttggagattgaacgagcgttcgtgatcaagggagtttgaaaatgagtcttcaaaggtatgtataattttTCCCTTGATTATcatgtaaagcatgttgtaatttcgttttgtgcatgaCCGGTTGGTTTCTGTTTCTTGActataattgtgtatgttcaaatacaaatggaatttggaacgatcattccactaCTCATACAAATCCTCATGTCtcatttccttcaattggtatcagagccaggttgttctgatattccaaatttcacttctgttttgaacttcttttatagccgtggtgggttttctgcatttgcatttaagtgttaaatgcatttATGGATGGCGTTCCTGAATGttacgggtttaattgcctctgtttaaagctttctttgaTTACAAAGTATTAATTTATAAGGGCCCTTATTTTTTGGGGCATAAtcaacaagcaatcgagtctgtaattcaaagtgtttaagtTTGTTGAGTATTCATGATGAATTTTTGAAGCATAGAGATGCAATTctcagcgaagaagaagacagagaattggtcgtgtcgtgtagcctcaggtaaacgatcgttgggatttggctaaacaatcgtgtagatttttctatgtgatcgtgtagtatttactaaacgatcgtttagctaatgctaaatgatggggtaaagtgtttgctctattgcgtagcgttggttgcccgatcgtgtggacgctggaggtaaacgatcgagtgggagcatttcatgctcatcatttaataaaagacgcgcgtactaaacgattgtgtagttagcatgcctcatcgcatagtcactgactacacgatcacatggtATACGATACTTAGGCGCTCACTCAGTGATCATTTAGAAGATTGTGCTTTACCACATTGttgtcatttagacgatcgtttatagATTGCGTTATGTGTTGcgcgctgcacgatcgcgtacctcatgcttcatcgcatagtaaaaggtacatgatcgttgctaaacgattgtttagctcggaCGCAttggtaaatgattgagtaaagcgtttactctttcgtgtagacgatcgcatgGTTTTTGGCACACGATCAGTGGAGATGCGGACTTTgaccggacggttcaagacccgactTGCCTATTTGAACCAATGACTCTTTgcaatttgtaatagttagctttagttttgaggatttgaggctaattatcccgattcatcaatttttgtttaatatacatgagatgtatgtggtttatatggcatagtgtatgacatatagatttaaaacccaccttaggttatgcaattattcatgcatcatgtattataagtattataatatgacatgatgaaattacaagaaagcatgtgcatgtatcatgaaatataagagttatatttatgcatgcaataagaaTATTcgtgcatcatctttatattataagcgttatagtataaggatgaaTGGAAACATGTTTTGTTGGTTcgttgctgttttgtataagtgttatataaaaagtagtaatgaatgaacaatgcatgaagcatgacacttaggctgtttataagagttatgaatgccttgtatgtgtttgctttgcattg contains:
- the LOC120090636 gene encoding uncharacterized protein LOC120090636 → MTTTTLNLFATKKLNSDNYATWKNIINIVLIIDELRFILIEECPQVPPTCYSNVREAYKQWVKANEKVRAYILARLPEVLAKKHEPMFMTREIMESLIGMLG